A genomic region of Manihot esculenta cultivar AM560-2 chromosome 15, M.esculenta_v8, whole genome shotgun sequence contains the following coding sequences:
- the LOC110602625 gene encoding purple acid phosphatase 3: MAFPPSKSKILPLPSAFNIIVICFFFVSSSLAELRHFQQPLKPDGSLSFLVIGDWGRTGLYNQSHVALQMGITGEELDIDFVVSTGDNFYEDGLAGLDDPAFYESFVDIYTAPSLQKQWYSVLGNHDYRGDVEAQLSPILTQKDSRWLCLRSFIVNADIVDFFFVDTTPFVHEYFVNPGEHSYDWTGISPRETYLANLLKDLDSAMGSSTAKWKFVVGHHTIFSAGQHGITEELLKQLLPILQEHNADAYINGHDHCLQHISSSDSKIQFLTSGGGSKAWRGDIAKWNPEELKLYYDGQGFMSVQITDTKAFFAFYGIFGNVLHQLSISKESHSSA; this comes from the exons ATGGCGTTTCCACCTTCCAAATCCAAGATTCTTCCTCTTCCTTCTGCGTTCAATATAATCGTCATCTGTTTCTTCTTCGTTTCTTCTTCTTTGGCAGAGCTTCGACATTTCCAGCAGCCATTAAAGCCTGATGGTTCTCTCAGCTTCTTGGTCATCGGCGACTGGGGAAGAACAGGACTTTACAACCAATCACATGTTGCTCTACAG ATGGGAATAACCGGAGAGGAACTGGACATAGATTTTGTGGTATCCACTGGAGATAATTTCTATGAAGATGGTTTAGCAGGATTGGATGATCCTGCATTTTATGAGTCATTTGTTGATATCTACACTGCTCCAAGCTTGCAAAAGCAATGGTACAGTG TTCTTGGAAACCATGATTACAGGGGTGATGTTGAAGCACAATTGAGTCCCATTCTTACACAAAAGGATAGCAGATGGCTTTGCTTGAGATCATTTATAGTCAATGCAG ATATTGTTGATTTTTTCTTTGTGGACACAACTCCATTTGTGCATGAATACTTCGTAAATCCTGGGGAGCATTCCTATGACTGGACAGGTATATCTCCCAGGGAGACTTACCTTGCAAATCTATTGAAG GATTTGGATTCAGCAATGGGAAGTTCCACAGCAAAATGGAAATTTGTTGTTGGTCACCATACCATCTTTAGTGCAGGACAGCATGGAATCACAGAAGAGCTTCTAAAGCAGCTTTTGCCAATTCTACAG GAACATAATGCTGATGCTTACATAAATGGGCATGATCACTGCCTGCAACACATCAGCAGCAGCGACAG CAAAATTCAATTCCTAACAAGTGGAGGTGGCTCAAAAGCTTGGAGAGGTGATATAGCGAAGTGGAATCCAGAGGAATTGAAGTTGTATTATGATGGCCAAGGTTTTATGTCAGTGCAAATCACTGACACAAAGGCCTTTTTTGCATTCTATGGTATCTTTGGCAATGTTTTGCATCAACTGAGCATATCCAAAGAGAGTCATTCATCTGCATAG
- the LOC110602624 gene encoding RNA demethylase ALKBH10B isoform X1: MAMPTGNVVISDKMQFPVAGGGSGGGVGTEIHQQHHHRHQWFPMDERDGFISWLRGEFAAANAIIDSICHHLRSVGEPGEYDLVIGCIQQRRCNWNPVLHMQQYFSVGEVIVALQQVALRKQQQQQQRYYYDQAKVGGKEFKRSWNAGFNKGQKGGGEVVKEAVNSSVESHSFDWNSSGNGGSEKFEEIKSSGDGGKVEDKSLALGEDKKDAVAKPHIDNHLKGSENSEGTLSENDAESEAVDEQSSSKENDERSSQNNGVKRSLPITPKTFVGSEIVDGKMANVVDGLKLYEHLLDNVEVSELVSLVNDLRASGRRGQFQAGHTYVVSKRPMKGHGREMIQLGLPIADAPVEDDAAGTSKDRRIESIPTLLQDVIDQFVSKQIITVKPDSCIIDIYNEGDHSQPHMWPPWFGKPISVLFLTECDLTFGRVITADHPGDYRGSLKLPLAPGSLLVMQGKSTDFAKHAIPAIRKQRILVTFTKSQPKKFAQSDGQRLPSSAGAPSHHWGPPPSRSPNHIRHPVPKHYPVIPSSGVLSAPPIRPQIPPPNGVQPLFVTAPVAAPMPFPAPVPIPPVSTGWPAAPPRHPPNRLPVPVPGTGVFLPPPGSGNASSPQISAATTEINFPAETSSVLDKENGIGKANLVSCASPKEESDGKSQRQDCNGISDGRSLSKEEQQQNADHTVVNKSTGTV; the protein is encoded by the exons ATGGCAATGCCAACGGGAAATGTGGTCATATCTGATAAAATGCAGTTTCCCGTTGCTGGCGGTGGTAGTGGTGGCGGAGTTGGGACTGAGATCCACCAGCAGCATCACCATCGCCACCAGTGGTTCCCCATGGATGAGCGTGACGGGTTTATCTCGTGGCTGAGGGGGGAGTTTGCGGCCGCCAACGCTATCATTGACTCCATTTGCCACCACTTGCGCTCTGTTGGGGAACCCGGTGAGTATGACTTAGTTATTGGGTGTATACAGCAGAGGAGGTGCAATTGGAACCCTGTGCTGCATATGCAGCAGTATTTCTCGGTGGGGGAGGTGATTGTTGCGTTGCAGCAGGTTGCACTAAGGAAGCAACAGCAGCAGCAACAGAGATATTACTATGATCAGGCGAAAGTTGGGGGGAAGGAGTTTAAGAGATCGTGGAATGCTGGGTTTAACAAAGGACAGAAAGGTGGTGGTGAGGTGGTGAAAGAAGCTGTTAATTCCAGTGTCGAAAGTCATAGTTTTGATTGGAATTCTTCAGGGAATGGAGGGAGTGAGAAATTCGAGGAAATCAAATCAAGTGGTGATGGTGGAAAAGTGGAGGATAAGAGTCTAGCACTTGGTGAGGATAAGAAAG ATGCTGTTGCAAAGCCACATATAGATAACCACTTGAAGGGTTCAGAAAATTCAGAAGGAACCTTGTCTGAGAATGATGCTGAGTCTGAGGCTGTGGATGAGCAATCCAGCTCTAAAG AGAATGATGAAAGGTCCAGCCAGAATAACGGTGTGAAGCGGAGTCTCCCTATCACTCCAAAAACATTTGTTGGTTCAGAGATAGTTGATGGAAAGATG GCTAATGTGGTTGATGGGCTCAAATTATATGAACACTTGCTTGATAATGTGGAAGTTTCAGAGCTTGTTTCGTTGGTTAATGATTTGAGAGCTTCAGGTAGAAGAGGACAATTTCAAG CAGGTCATACATATGTGGTCTCCAAGAGACCTATGAAGGGACATGGTAGAGAGATGATTCAATTGGGTCTTCCCATAGCTGATGCACCTGTAGAAGATGATGCTGCTGGAACTTCTAAAG ACCGCAGAATAGAATCCATCCCTACCTTGCTGCAAGATGTCATTGATCAATTTGTAAGCAAGCAGATAATTACCGTGAAGCCAGACTCTTGCATAATTGACATATATAATGAG GGGGATCACTCGCAGCCTCATATGTGGCCTCCGTGGTTTGGGAAGCCTATTTCTGTGCTTTTCTTGACAGAATGTGACCTGACTTTCGGGAGAGTAATCACGGCAGACCATCCTGGGGATTACAGAGGGTCTCTCAAGCTGCCTCTTGCACCTGG ATCCCTCCTTGTGATGCAAGGCAAATCCACAGATTTTGCTAAACATGCAATTCCTGCAATCCGAAAACAACGCATACTTGTTACCTTCACCAAATCTCAACCCAAAAAATTTGCACAAAGTGATGGCCAACGGCTACCTTCCTCCGCTGGAGCCCCATCTCACCACTGGGGTCCCCCGCCAAGTAGATCACCAAATCACATTCGCCATCCTGTGCCCAAGCATTATCCAGTAATTCCATCATCTGGTGTATTGTCAGCTCCACCCATCAGGCCACAAATTCCCCCTCCAAATGGTGTTCAACCACTCTTTGTCACTGCCCCCGTTGCAGCTCCAATGCCTTTCCCTGCACCAGTTCCTATCCCACCTGTGTCAACTGGATGGCCAGCAGCTCCCCCAAGGCATCCTCCAAATCGTCTTCCTGTCCCTGTCCCTGGCACTGGTGTTTTCCTTCCTCCACCAGGTTCTGGTAACGCATCGTCTCCACAGATATCAGCGGCTACAACTGAAATAAACTTTCCTGCGGAGACATCATCAGTTCTAGATAAGGAAAATGGAATAGGGAAGGCTAATCTTGTTTCTTGTGCTTCTCCAAAAGAGGAATCAGATGGAAAGTCTCAAAGACAAGATTGTAATGGAATTTCAGATGGAAGATCTCTGTCAAAGGAAGAACAACAGCAAAATGCTGATCATACAGTGGTGAACAAGTCAACTGGAACAGTTTag
- the LOC110602624 gene encoding RNA demethylase ALKBH10B isoform X2, with protein MAMPTGNVVISDKMQFPVAGGGSGGGVGTEIHQQHHHRHQWFPMDERDGFISWLRGEFAAANAIIDSICHHLRSVGEPGEYDLVIGCIQQRRCNWNPVLHMQQYFSVGEVIVALQQVALRKQQQQQQRYYYDQAKVGGKEFKRSWNAGFNKGQKGGGEVVKEAVNSSVESHSFDWNSSGNGGSEKFEEIKSSGDGGKVEDKSLALGEDKKDAVAKPHIDNHLKGSENSEGTLSENDAESEAVDEQSSSKENDERSSQNNGVKRSLPITPKTFVGSEIVDGKMANVVDGLKLYEHLLDNVEVSELVSLVNDLRASGRRGQFQGHTYVVSKRPMKGHGREMIQLGLPIADAPVEDDAAGTSKDRRIESIPTLLQDVIDQFVSKQIITVKPDSCIIDIYNEGDHSQPHMWPPWFGKPISVLFLTECDLTFGRVITADHPGDYRGSLKLPLAPGSLLVMQGKSTDFAKHAIPAIRKQRILVTFTKSQPKKFAQSDGQRLPSSAGAPSHHWGPPPSRSPNHIRHPVPKHYPVIPSSGVLSAPPIRPQIPPPNGVQPLFVTAPVAAPMPFPAPVPIPPVSTGWPAAPPRHPPNRLPVPVPGTGVFLPPPGSGNASSPQISAATTEINFPAETSSVLDKENGIGKANLVSCASPKEESDGKSQRQDCNGISDGRSLSKEEQQQNADHTVVNKSTGTV; from the exons ATGGCAATGCCAACGGGAAATGTGGTCATATCTGATAAAATGCAGTTTCCCGTTGCTGGCGGTGGTAGTGGTGGCGGAGTTGGGACTGAGATCCACCAGCAGCATCACCATCGCCACCAGTGGTTCCCCATGGATGAGCGTGACGGGTTTATCTCGTGGCTGAGGGGGGAGTTTGCGGCCGCCAACGCTATCATTGACTCCATTTGCCACCACTTGCGCTCTGTTGGGGAACCCGGTGAGTATGACTTAGTTATTGGGTGTATACAGCAGAGGAGGTGCAATTGGAACCCTGTGCTGCATATGCAGCAGTATTTCTCGGTGGGGGAGGTGATTGTTGCGTTGCAGCAGGTTGCACTAAGGAAGCAACAGCAGCAGCAACAGAGATATTACTATGATCAGGCGAAAGTTGGGGGGAAGGAGTTTAAGAGATCGTGGAATGCTGGGTTTAACAAAGGACAGAAAGGTGGTGGTGAGGTGGTGAAAGAAGCTGTTAATTCCAGTGTCGAAAGTCATAGTTTTGATTGGAATTCTTCAGGGAATGGAGGGAGTGAGAAATTCGAGGAAATCAAATCAAGTGGTGATGGTGGAAAAGTGGAGGATAAGAGTCTAGCACTTGGTGAGGATAAGAAAG ATGCTGTTGCAAAGCCACATATAGATAACCACTTGAAGGGTTCAGAAAATTCAGAAGGAACCTTGTCTGAGAATGATGCTGAGTCTGAGGCTGTGGATGAGCAATCCAGCTCTAAAG AGAATGATGAAAGGTCCAGCCAGAATAACGGTGTGAAGCGGAGTCTCCCTATCACTCCAAAAACATTTGTTGGTTCAGAGATAGTTGATGGAAAGATG GCTAATGTGGTTGATGGGCTCAAATTATATGAACACTTGCTTGATAATGTGGAAGTTTCAGAGCTTGTTTCGTTGGTTAATGATTTGAGAGCTTCAGGTAGAAGAGGACAATTTCAAG GTCATACATATGTGGTCTCCAAGAGACCTATGAAGGGACATGGTAGAGAGATGATTCAATTGGGTCTTCCCATAGCTGATGCACCTGTAGAAGATGATGCTGCTGGAACTTCTAAAG ACCGCAGAATAGAATCCATCCCTACCTTGCTGCAAGATGTCATTGATCAATTTGTAAGCAAGCAGATAATTACCGTGAAGCCAGACTCTTGCATAATTGACATATATAATGAG GGGGATCACTCGCAGCCTCATATGTGGCCTCCGTGGTTTGGGAAGCCTATTTCTGTGCTTTTCTTGACAGAATGTGACCTGACTTTCGGGAGAGTAATCACGGCAGACCATCCTGGGGATTACAGAGGGTCTCTCAAGCTGCCTCTTGCACCTGG ATCCCTCCTTGTGATGCAAGGCAAATCCACAGATTTTGCTAAACATGCAATTCCTGCAATCCGAAAACAACGCATACTTGTTACCTTCACCAAATCTCAACCCAAAAAATTTGCACAAAGTGATGGCCAACGGCTACCTTCCTCCGCTGGAGCCCCATCTCACCACTGGGGTCCCCCGCCAAGTAGATCACCAAATCACATTCGCCATCCTGTGCCCAAGCATTATCCAGTAATTCCATCATCTGGTGTATTGTCAGCTCCACCCATCAGGCCACAAATTCCCCCTCCAAATGGTGTTCAACCACTCTTTGTCACTGCCCCCGTTGCAGCTCCAATGCCTTTCCCTGCACCAGTTCCTATCCCACCTGTGTCAACTGGATGGCCAGCAGCTCCCCCAAGGCATCCTCCAAATCGTCTTCCTGTCCCTGTCCCTGGCACTGGTGTTTTCCTTCCTCCACCAGGTTCTGGTAACGCATCGTCTCCACAGATATCAGCGGCTACAACTGAAATAAACTTTCCTGCGGAGACATCATCAGTTCTAGATAAGGAAAATGGAATAGGGAAGGCTAATCTTGTTTCTTGTGCTTCTCCAAAAGAGGAATCAGATGGAAAGTCTCAAAGACAAGATTGTAATGGAATTTCAGATGGAAGATCTCTGTCAAAGGAAGAACAACAGCAAAATGCTGATCATACAGTGGTGAACAAGTCAACTGGAACAGTTTag